In Macadamia integrifolia cultivar HAES 741 chromosome 5, SCU_Mint_v3, whole genome shotgun sequence, a single window of DNA contains:
- the LOC122079155 gene encoding protein LAX PANICLE 2-like, with amino-acid sequence MAEDDSRTSSRNEAGSSSKGGCGGGGSGSGGVGGGSRDAFHQEQEEEPRDDEGSWLQLGIGSGGRPDPKLQDPLQLTGTRPPPGLFDLDLKPPGGGAAGGDGCGGGGSMTELRAPLSPTATRTPPPLLQPPFFFQHQHPTRAATTTSLTRLIFPHQREFAWGYNRPNPNLLPWTPSSVPSSPSSSSATPSSSMLPGPYYARIFQHYPGSSIDVAGPGPSSSSDDIVRVIDAPSRPHSGVWFLLQASQNQAKEPFLPQIPKSFLRIKDGRMTVLLLMKYLVNKLSLDSESEVEIRCRGQQLPPLLTLQHVRDNIWSSTSSSSTSPSRDVAAAVTLLPDSSTTTTTTTPTTDHFVMILHYGRTA; translated from the exons ATGGCCGAAGACGATTCTAGAACCAGTAGTCGTAACGAAGCCGGTTCAAGCTCCAAgggtggttgtggtggtggcGGCAGCGGTagtggtggtgttggtggtggtTCTCGTGATGCTTTCCATCAGGAGCAGGAAGAAGAGCCTCGTGATGATGAAGGCAGCTGGCTTCAATTGGGTATTGGCAGTGGTGGTCGACCGGACCCTAAGCTtcaggatcctctccaactcACCGGAACTAGACCACCACCCGGATTGTTCGACCTCGATCTAAAACCCCCAGGAGGTGGCGCCGCTGGTGGTGatggttgtggtggtggtggtagtatGACCGAATTACGAGCTCCCCTTTCTCCCACTGCAACAagaacaccaccaccactacttcAACCTCCATTTTTCTTCCAACATCAACACCCAACTAGAGCTGCTACTACTACTAGCTTAACTAGATTAATCTTTCCTCATCAGCGGGAGTTCGCTTGGGGATATAATAGACCTAACCCTAACCTGCTTCCATGGACTCCATCATCAgtaccttcttctccttcttcttcttctgctactcCCTCTTCTTCAATGCTTCCTGGGCCTTATTATGCCCGAATCTTTCAACACTACCCCGGCAGCAGCATAGATGTGGCCGGTCCTGGTCCTAGCTCAAGCTCCGACGACATCGTCCGAGTCATCGATGCTCCTTCTAGGCCTCATTCCGGTGTTTGGTTTCTACTTCAAGCATCTCAAAATCA AGCAAAAGAACCCTTTTTGCCTCAGATACCCAAGAGCTTCCTCAGAATCAA GGATGGAAGAATGACAgttcttttgttgatgaaatATCTGGTTAACAAGCTGAGTTTGGATAGCGAATCAGAG GTAGAGATAAGATGTAGAGGGCAACAACTGCCACCATTGTTGACATTACAACACGTGAGGGATAACATTTGGAGTagcacttcttcctcttctacttctccttCAAGGGACGTCGCCGCCGCCGTGACTTTGCTTCCGGACTcctcaaccaccaccaccaccaccacccctaCCACCGATCACTTTGTAATGATTCTGCACTACGGTAGGACCGCTTAA